From Nicotiana tabacum cultivar K326 chromosome 22, ASM71507v2, whole genome shotgun sequence, one genomic window encodes:
- the LOC107818296 gene encoding uncharacterized protein LOC107818296: MATLVPGVLLKLLQHMNTDVKVAGEHRSSLLQVVSIVPALAGGELFPNQGFYLKVSDSSHATYVSLPDEHDDLILSDKIQLGQFIHVERLEAASPVPILRGVRPIPGRHPCVGTPEDIVATHSLGFLNNNANLSPGSKSQDKTKSASKALANNHVGVKDNNKSAVSRSNGGTKEEKVEKKKPSLTWSKSHLSKLALNVVEKKDSLLKLKSSSSRSIPTSPTSCYSLPTSFEKFANGVKLQAKVKGLERLEKATAKPGPEKPSSVRGASPTPKRVLGGNSLKNIVKGFDLEPKALRKSWEGNMDLKSRESPRLRVNKHDLKSETRSTSVPRKSTSEKPAYKEDNRGILAKSSKEENKVQTSLKKISANGEPVDAEKSSKQKTSMGRKLPGEVNNGLGENLVKVAVSNRTLADGNVAWSSLPSSLAKIGKEVMKHRDAAQIAAIEAMQVASATESLLRCLSTYSELSSSAKEDNPQSAVEQFLALHASLKNVRLVGESLSKTMSADSSSDHEENPSEEELKVVSQKRKQAALWVNAALATNLSSFSVYTKKATSSPSATSAASPSPKTMAGNLPMLVLDNSSKNAPAKNQAKPRPTVSSKIQSSGSQRRLTDGVAANQKPKSPPPADWVRGDGLEETVDLAEILRMASQDWFLGFVERFLDADVDASALSDNGQIAGMLSQLKSVNDWLDEIGSNKDDESPEIDSETIDRIRKKIYEYLLTHVESAAAALGGGSQVSPTIETKTRR, from the exons ATGGCTACTTTGGTACCTGGTGTGTTATTGAAACTTCTTCAGCATATGAACACAGATGTGAAAGTTGCTGGTGAGCACAGGTCATCTCTTTTGCAAGTGGTTAGCATAGTACCAGCATTAGCAGGTGGTGAGCTTTTCCCAAACCAAGGTTTCTATTTAAAGGTATCAGATTCTTCTCATGCCACTTATGTATCTTTGCCTGATGAACATGATGATCTTATTCTTAGTGATAAGATTCAATTAGGTCAGTTTATTCATGTTGAAAGGCTTGAAGCTGCTTCACCTGTGCCTATCCTTAGAGGGGTTCGGCCGATCCCCGGCCGACATCCTTGTGTTGGAACTCCTGAAGATATAGTTGCAACTCATTCTTTAGGTTTCCTTAATAACAATGCTAATTTATCTCCTGGTTCAAAATCACAAGATAAGACTAAGTCAGCCTCGAAAGCGTTAGCCAATAATCATGTGGGGGTGAAAGATAATAACAAATCTGCAGTTTCTAGATCAAATGGTGGCACCAAAGAGGAAAAGGTGGAAAAGAAGAAGCCTAGTTTGACTTGGTCGAAGTCTCACTTGTCGAAGTTAGCATTAAATGTAGTGGAGAAAAAGGATTCTCTATTGAAATTAAAGTCTTCTAGCTCAAGATCAATACCCACATCTCCTACAAGTTGTTATTCATTACCAACTTCTTTTGAGAAGTTTGCAAATGGGGTTAAGCTACAAGCAAAGGTTAAGGGCTTAGAACGATTGGAGAAAGCAACAGCTAAACCTGGACCGGAGAAGCCAAGTTCTGTTCGTGGGGCGAGTCCAACACCGAAGAGAGTGCTGGGTGGGAATTCATTGAAGAATATTGTTAAAGGGTTCGACTTGGAGCCTAAGGCCTTGAGGAAGAGCTGGGAAGGGAATATGGATTTGAAGAGTAGAGAAAGTCCAAGGTTGAGGGTCAACAAGCATGATTTGAAGTCCGAAACAAGGAGCACTTCT GTTCCAAGAAAATCAACCAGTGAGAAGCCGGCATATAAAGAAGATAACAGGGGAATACTCGCAAAATCATCCAAAGAGGAAAATAAGGTTCAAACTTCCTTAAAGAAGATTTCCGCAAATGGAGAGCCTGTTGATGCTGAGAAATCAAGTAAGCAGAAAACATCTATGGGAAGAAAGCTACCTGGAGAAGTCAACAATGGCTTAGGAGAAAACTTGGTCAAAGTTGCTGTCAGTAATAGAACTTTAGCAGATGGAAATGTTGCCTGGTCTTCACTCCCATCTTCTCTGGCAAAGATTGGAAAG GAAGTCATGAAGCACAGAGATGCCGCACAGATAGCAGCCATTGAGGCTATGCAGGTGGCTTCGGCTACTGAAAGCTTACTTAGATGTTTAAG CACATATTCTGAGTTGAGCTCCTCAGCAAAGGAAGATAACCCGCAGTCTGCTGTTGAGCAATTCTTGGCGCTACACGCAAGTTTGAAGAATGTTCGTCTTGTTGGCGAGTCTTTATCCAAGACCATGTCAGCTGATTCATCATCAGATCATGAAGAAAACCCATCCGAAGAAGAACTTAAGGTTGTGTCACAAAAACGTAAACAGGCAGCTCTATGGGTCAATGCTGCATTGGCTACCAATCTGTCATCCTTCTCGGTGTATACCAAAAAAGCAACTTCAAGTCCAAGTGCCACTTCAGCTGCCTCGCCAAGCCCAAAGACTATGGCTGGAAATCTACCTATGCTAGTCCTTGACAACTCAAGCAAAAATGCACCTGCAAAAAACCAAGCCAAACCCCGGCCAACAGTCAGTTCTAAGATTCAGTCATCAGGTTCTCAACGGCGCTTAACGGATGGGGTAGCAGCTAATCAGAAGCCAAAATCTCCACCTCCGGCGGATTGGGTCAGAGGAGATGGTCTTGAAGAGACCGTGGACTTGGCCGAGATATTACGAATGGCGTCCCAAGACTGGTTCTTAGGATTTGTAGAAAGGTTCTTGGATGCTGATGTGGATGCCTCAGCTTTATCAGATAATGGTCAAATAGCCGGCATGTTATCCCAGCTGAAGAGTGTGAATGACTGGTTGGATGAGATTGGATCTAACAAGGATGATGAAAGTCCCGAAATCGATTCTGAGACCATCGATAGGATAAGAAAAAAGATCTATGAATATCTTCTCACTCACGTGGAATCTGCTGCTGCAGCTCTTGGTGGTGGATCACAAGTGTCACCTACAATAGAAACCAAAACAAGAAGATGA
- the LOC107818297 gene encoding GDSL esterase/lipase At3g27950-like, protein MEDMIMKLVLILLSGILYLGLVFGEINKEKECGFPFPAIYNFGDSNSDTGGKSAAFHEVQPPNGETFFNRPFGRVCDGRLIIDLIADRLDLQYLSAYLDSIGADFRNGANFATVGSSILPGGYSPFYLGIQISQFLQFKKRIILLSDLTITNSKWSSSKVNIPKPDDFSKALYIFDIGQNDLSYGFQHTHEAQVRASIPQILDNFTQAIHQLYTEGARNFWIHNTGPIGCLPYSLISYPLKPRGLDAIGCVESQNEVAREFNKQLKNRISHLRKELTHSAITYVDIYSAKYKLISTSKKQGFGDPMKFCCGWYNNGYEVACGQTTVVNGTEYGKACSDPTKYISWDGIHYTEAANVWLANSILNGSFSDPPVPIEQSCTHLSNRV, encoded by the exons ATGGAGGACATGATCAtgaaattagtattaatattGTTAAGTGGGATATTATACTTGGGATTGGTTTTTGGAGaaattaataaagaaaaagagtgTGGATTTCCATTTCCAGCCATATATAACTTTGGTGATTCGAATTCGGACACAGGTGGAAAATCAGCAGCTTTTCATGAGGTGCAGCCACCCAATGGTGAGACTTTCTTTAACAGACCTTTTGGAAGGGTGTGCGACGGTCGTCTCATCATCGACCTCATAG CGGACAGGTTGGATTTGCAGTACTTGAGTGCGTATTTAGATTCAATAGGTGCAGATTTTAGGAATGGTGCTAATTTTGCAACGGTTGGTTCATCCATCTTGCCTGGTGGTTACAGTCCTTTTTACCTTGGTATTCAGATTTCTCAGTTTTTACAATTCAAGAAACGTATTATTTTGCTCAGTGATTTAACAA TTACAAACTCGAAGTGGTCTTCGTCAAAAGTGAATATTCCAAAGCCAGATGATTTTTCAAAGGCACTTTACATATTTGACATTGGACAGAATGACCTTTCCTATGGTTTTCAACATACACACGAAGCACAAGTCCGAGCATCTATTCCACAAATCCTAGACAACTTTACTCAAGCCATACAT CAACTTTACACTGAAGGGGCTCGGAATTTCTGGATCCATAATACTGGACCCATTGGATGTTTGCCTTACAGTCTGATATCTTACCCATTGAAGCCTCGGGGCTTGGATGCCATTGGGTGCGTAGAGAGCCAAAATGAGGTAGCCCGAGAGTTCAACAAGCAGCTCAAGAACAGAATATCACACTTAAGAAAGGAGCTCACTCATTCTGCAATTACTTATGTTGACATTTATTCAGCTAAGTATAAACTAATTAGCACTTCCAAGAAACAAG GTTTTGGGGATCCAATGAAATTCTGCTGTGGTTGGTACAACAATGGATATGAAGTTGCATGTGGGCAGACAACAGTAGTGAATGGAACAGAGTATGGAAAGGCATGTAGTGATCCCACAAAGTACATTAGTTGGGATGGAATACATTACACAGAAGCTGCCAATGTCTGGTTGGCCAACTCCATTCTCAATGGCTCTTTCTCAGACCCTCCTGTTCCCATTGAACAATCTTGCACTCATTTATCAAATAGAGTTTAA
- the LOC107831367 gene encoding uncharacterized protein LOC107831367 has product MEDLMYAFIIKTYEKLDTHSATIKELDTSFRNLERQVEQLAALLSERVSGTLPADTERNPKEIINAVSLRSGHELEDLIEKRKDESVERQVEIVEEQKISNIQEGVVRVDEDLKKKGKIKAQKKKKNDISTNNETKESKYMLALSFHQKQRREKLDKQFERFLEVFKQVHVNIPFTEVLSQMPSYARFMNEILSKKRNVEETSIVKLTEHCSSINLMPLSIFSKLAG; this is encoded by the exons ATGGAAGATCTAATGTATGCCTTTATTATCAAGACATATGAGAAACTTGACACCCATAGTGCAACTATAAAAGAATTGGACACATCTTTTCGAAACCTGGAAAGACAGGTCGAGCAACTAGCTGCTCTATTGTCTGAGAGGGTTTCAGGAACGCTTCCTGCTGATACAGAAAGAAATCCAAAAGAGATAATCAATGCAGTATCTTTGAGGAGTGGGCATGAATTAGAGGATCTCATAGAAAAGCGAAAGGATGAGTCGGTTGAAAGACAAGTGGAGATTGTGGAGGAACAGAAAATCAGCAACATTCAAGAAGGTGTAGTGAGGGTAGATGAGGATTTGAAGAAGAAGGGGAAGATTAAAgctcagaaaaagaagaaaaatgatatttcaacaaaTAATGAGACTAAAGAGAGCAAATACATGCTTGCTCTATCTTTCCACCAgaaacaaagaagagaaaagctAGATAAACAATTCGAGCGCTTTCTAGAAGTGTTCAAGCAGGTGCATGTGAATATACCTTTCACAGAGGTGCTTTCGCAGATGCCATCTTATGCCAGATTCATGAATGAAATATTGTCCAAGAAGCGGAATGTAGAAGAGACATCGATTGTCAAGCTGACAGAGCATT GTTCTTCTATTAATCTTatgcctttgtctattttcaGTAAATTGGCGGGATAG